One window of Thermocoleostomius sinensis A174 genomic DNA carries:
- a CDS encoding inorganic diphosphatase: protein MDLSLIPPQPKAGVVNVLIEIPAGSKNKYEFDKDMQAFALDRVLYASVQYPYDYGFIPNTLADDGDPLDGMVIMDQPTFPGCVIAARPIGMLEMVDSGDRDEKILCVPAKDPRYADVKSLKDIAPHRLEEIAEFFRTYKNLEKKVTEILGWKDVDQVTPLVEACIQAATK, encoded by the coding sequence GTGGATTTATCGCTCATTCCCCCTCAGCCAAAAGCTGGTGTTGTCAATGTCTTAATTGAAATTCCGGCTGGAAGCAAGAATAAGTATGAATTCGACAAGGATATGCAAGCGTTTGCGCTCGATCGGGTGCTCTATGCGTCTGTGCAATATCCGTATGACTATGGATTTATTCCTAACACGTTGGCAGATGATGGCGACCCGCTCGATGGCATGGTCATCATGGATCAACCAACCTTTCCAGGGTGCGTGATTGCAGCCCGTCCAATTGGCATGTTGGAAATGGTAGACAGTGGCGATCGCGACGAGAAAATTCTCTGTGTTCCTGCAAAAGATCCTCGCTATGCAGATGTGAAATCGCTTAAGGATATTGCCCCCCACCGCCTTGAAGAAATTGCCGAGTTTTTCCGCACTTACAAGAACCTAGAGAAGAAAGTGACTGAAATATTAGGGTGGAAAGACGTAGATCAAGTTACACCACTGGTAGAAGCCTGTATTCAAGCTGCCACAAAGTAA
- a CDS encoding DinB family protein: MLETNYYEIMAAYNAWMNQKLYEICAKIPDEKRKEDLGAFFKSIHGTLNHLLVGDRIWMGRFTQQPVPYTIKQELYSDFDELRHQRQLTDQTITNWTKSLSPAWLAQPFTYTSNLDKKPRTLPTWLLVTHLFNHQIHHRGQLTTLLNQLGYDSGVTDLPWLPTLHAIFEETATVE; encoded by the coding sequence ATGTTAGAGACTAACTACTATGAAATTATGGCTGCGTATAACGCCTGGATGAATCAAAAGTTATACGAAATTTGCGCAAAGATTCCAGATGAGAAACGCAAAGAAGATCTCGGCGCATTTTTTAAATCAATTCATGGAACATTGAATCATTTGTTAGTAGGCGATCGAATTTGGATGGGTCGCTTCACTCAACAACCGGTACCCTACACAATTAAGCAAGAACTTTACAGCGATTTTGATGAATTACGCCATCAACGACAGTTGACGGATCAAACAATCACAAATTGGACGAAATCGCTTTCTCCAGCATGGCTGGCACAACCTTTCACCTACACCAGCAATCTAGACAAAAAACCTCGGACCTTGCCAACTTGGCTGCTGGTGACACATCTGTTTAACCACCAAATCCACCATCGCGGACAACTAACGACATTGCTCAACCAGTTAGGCTATGATTCAGGCGTGACGGATCTGCCCTGGCTACCAACTCTGCACGCAATTTTTGAGGAAACGGCTACTGTCGAATAG